Proteins found in one Quercus robur chromosome 2, dhQueRobu3.1, whole genome shotgun sequence genomic segment:
- the LOC126701876 gene encoding uncharacterized protein LOC126701876 → MKFRPVLSFSEEDKIGTIQPHDDALLITLRIGDYDVKRVMVDGGSAAEVMYPDLYKGLGLKPEDLMPYNSPLMSFDGKLVIPMGMIRLPIQTSPEIVEVNVIVVDTYSPYTAIVGRPWLHTLGAVASSLHQKVKFPSGNQVFEICGCQPTARQCVVAVVSHRLDVESSATAEKNL, encoded by the coding sequence ATGAAATTTCGTCCCGTTTTGAGTTTTTCAGAGGAAGATAAGATCGGGACCATtcagccccatgatgatgcaCTGCTAATCACCCTTAGAATCGGGGACTACGATGTGAAAAGAGTAATGGTAGATGGCGGCAGCGCAGCCGAGGTTATGTACCCCGACCTCTACAAGGGGCTGGGGTTAAAACCAGAAGATCTGATGCCCTACAATTCCCCTCTGATGAGCTTCGACGGGAAGCTTGTCATCCCAATGGGCATGATTAGGTTGCCTATTCAGACCAGCCCAGAGATAGTGGAGGTGAACGTCATCGTGGTGGACACTTACTCCCCCTATACGGCCATCGTCGGCAGACCCTGGCTCCACACCTTAGGAGCTGTTGCTTCATCATTGCAccagaaggtgaaattcccatcAGGAAACCAAGTTTTTGAAATCTGCGGTTGCCAACCCACGGCGAGGCAGTGCGTAGTAGCAGTCGTCTCACATCGGCTCGATGTGGAATCCTCAGCCACCGCTGAGAAAAACTTATAG